From a single Aquipuribacter nitratireducens genomic region:
- a CDS encoding SRPBCC family protein has protein sequence MDTITRSIEVDVPLQVAYDQWTQFEDFPQFMGAVESIQQLSDTRTHWETKIAGVSRDFDAEILVQEPDQGVSWRSVDGPTHAGRVTFSPLTDNRTEVTLAMDWEPEGAVEKAGDALGLVEGQVKKDLESFKRFIEERGTATGAWRGEVQSGSTGPL, from the coding sequence ATGGACACGATCACCCGCAGCATCGAGGTCGACGTCCCCCTCCAGGTCGCCTACGACCAGTGGACGCAGTTCGAGGACTTCCCCCAGTTCATGGGCGCGGTCGAGTCGATCCAGCAGCTGTCCGACACGCGCACCCACTGGGAGACGAAGATCGCAGGGGTGAGCCGCGACTTCGACGCGGAGATCCTCGTGCAGGAGCCCGACCAGGGCGTCTCCTGGCGCAGCGTCGACGGCCCGACCCATGCCGGGCGTGTGACCTTCTCCCCTCTGACGGACAACCGCACCGAGGTCACCCTCGCGATGGACTGGGAGCCCGAGGGCGCGGTCGAGAAGGCCGGCGACGCCCTCGGCCTCGTCGAGGGCCAGGTGAAGAAGGACCTCGAGAGCTTCAAGCGCTTCATCGAGGAGCGCGGCACCGCCACCGGCGCCTGGCGCGGTGAGGTCCAGAGCGGGTCCACCGGCCCCCTCTGA
- a CDS encoding glycosyltransferase gives MTVTVLVGPTGRRPLGATARSLADAAELATRLRERGRDVRLVSALEPTALQHDDAAPAAALVDADIFEPAPAGAQRHDGISAAGPIARRLAQEAPEGTVHAVGWRAAAVAATARASTGTPVVAHADQLPSWPGDDRLDGSVLGRLGWAALAAADAVLVENEWARGVATQRGVPKPTLHVANPGLSSPTDLDPVVVPADGGVVVLSVGDPADVGALRPVAEAVLHHPGARLVVGRTTGLDEATAGVVKERLRTLPVVRRLGTRCVVERRPADLVCPEAHLVVDVSTQPGRGLGVLAAMAACRAVVVSGTGGADEMVVDRVTGLVVEPRDRTGTRAAVADLLSDAFRLEAYGLAGHERVGATYAPDRFVDTVVGLHDDLSDRRTGPAQEVLA, from the coding sequence ATGACTGTCACCGTTCTCGTGGGGCCCACCGGACGACGTCCGCTCGGCGCCACCGCCCGGAGCCTCGCCGATGCCGCGGAGCTCGCCACCCGTCTGCGCGAGCGTGGCCGCGACGTGCGGCTCGTCAGCGCACTCGAGCCGACCGCGCTGCAGCACGACGACGCCGCGCCCGCCGCGGCGCTCGTCGACGCCGACATCTTCGAACCCGCCCCCGCGGGCGCCCAGCGCCACGACGGGATCTCCGCCGCCGGGCCGATCGCGCGACGCCTCGCGCAGGAGGCGCCGGAGGGGACCGTCCACGCCGTCGGCTGGCGAGCCGCCGCGGTCGCCGCGACCGCTCGGGCGAGCACGGGTACGCCCGTCGTCGCCCACGCCGACCAGCTCCCCTCCTGGCCGGGTGACGACCGGCTCGACGGCTCCGTCCTCGGCCGGCTCGGCTGGGCCGCGCTCGCCGCGGCCGACGCCGTCCTCGTGGAGAACGAGTGGGCCCGCGGGGTCGCCACCCAGCGCGGCGTCCCGAAGCCGACCCTCCACGTCGCCAACCCGGGCCTCAGCAGTCCCACCGACCTCGACCCGGTGGTGGTGCCCGCGGACGGTGGCGTCGTCGTGCTGTCCGTCGGCGACCCCGCCGACGTCGGCGCGCTGCGCCCCGTCGCCGAGGCGGTGCTCCACCACCCCGGCGCGCGGCTCGTCGTCGGTCGGACCACGGGCCTGGACGAGGCCACCGCCGGGGTCGTCAAGGAGCGGCTCCGCACGCTGCCGGTCGTCCGCCGGCTCGGCACGCGCTGCGTCGTCGAGCGGCGGCCCGCCGACCTGGTCTGCCCGGAGGCGCACCTCGTCGTCGATGTCTCCACGCAGCCCGGCCGGGGTCTCGGCGTCCTCGCCGCGATGGCCGCCTGCCGCGCGGTCGTCGTCTCCGGCACGGGAGGTGCCGACGAGATGGTCGTCGACCGCGTCACCGGCCTCGTCGTCGAGCCGCGCGACCGCACCGGCACCCGGGCGGCGGTCGCCGACCTCCTGTCGGACGCGTTCCGGCTCGAAGCCTACGGGCTCGCCGGGCACGAGCGCGTCGGCGCCACGTACGCCCCCGACCGGTTCGTCGACACCGTCGTCGGGCTCCACGACGACCTCAGCGACCGGCGCACCGGTCCGGCGCAGGAGGTCCTCGCGTGA
- a CDS encoding SigB/SigF/SigG family RNA polymerase sigma factor, translating to MTAATQDRTHDRARERSEERAAARAEVEARTHELFERIARCECEEQRRLLQEEVVLLNLPSARALAMRYRDRGVPVDDLVQVASLGLVKAAQGYDAERGTDFMAYAAPTVTGEVKRYFRDTGWAVRPPRRVQELRAQVATATQRLAADLGRSATVAEVAAELGVGQEDVVEALVSGNGYTTASLDAPPGDDPGTTWADTVSDGEPEQSRVADRVALERLLARLPARDRHILSLRFFAERTQSEIGEQIGVTQMQVSRLLSRALARLRAEMEHENQETGAG from the coding sequence GTGACCGCCGCGACGCAGGACCGGACCCACGACCGCGCGAGGGAGCGCTCGGAGGAGCGTGCCGCCGCCCGTGCGGAGGTCGAGGCGCGCACCCACGAGCTGTTCGAGCGGATCGCTCGCTGCGAGTGCGAGGAGCAGCGGCGGCTGCTGCAGGAGGAGGTCGTGCTCCTCAACCTGCCCTCGGCCCGCGCGCTCGCGATGCGGTACCGCGACCGCGGCGTGCCGGTCGACGACCTCGTCCAGGTCGCCTCCCTCGGTCTCGTCAAGGCCGCGCAGGGCTACGACGCGGAGCGCGGCACGGACTTCATGGCCTACGCGGCGCCGACGGTGACGGGCGAGGTGAAGCGCTACTTCCGCGACACCGGGTGGGCGGTGCGACCGCCGCGGCGGGTGCAGGAGCTGCGGGCGCAGGTCGCCACCGCGACGCAGCGCCTCGCCGCCGACCTCGGCCGCTCCGCCACGGTGGCGGAGGTCGCGGCGGAGCTCGGGGTCGGGCAGGAGGACGTCGTGGAGGCGCTGGTGTCCGGCAACGGCTACACGACGGCGTCCCTCGACGCCCCTCCGGGCGACGACCCCGGCACGACGTGGGCCGACACCGTCTCCGACGGCGAGCCCGAGCAGTCGCGGGTCGCGGACCGGGTCGCGCTCGAGCGGCTCCTCGCCCGTCTGCCCGCGCGCGACCGGCACATCCTGTCGCTACGCTTCTTCGCCGAGAGGACCCAGTCGGAGATCGGCGAGCAGATCGGGGTCACCCAGATGCAGGTGTCGCGCCTGCTCTCACGCGCACTCGCCCGGCTGCGCGCGGAGATGGAGCACGAGAACCAGGAGACGGGCGCCGGCTGA
- a CDS encoding SDR family oxidoreductase gives MLVVGGERGLGRSLVAAFARAGADVAVAYDDARAGSHDDARAAEDDVTRAGRAGLLLPTDLTDPQRCATVVADTVEHLGGLDVLVHAVTGASAAPTLADVRPDTWHRTWSLLVGSVVHLVHAAAPHLTGGGRVLLTAEAPGATVSAVPPLDLAAAGGAVLALGHSLARSLEASGTGVVCVVPLEGTDRAEVAATYVRLAARSGTGAVDAVLAGRPVPL, from the coding sequence GTGCTCGTCGTCGGCGGCGAGCGGGGTCTCGGACGGTCGCTGGTGGCGGCCTTCGCCCGGGCGGGCGCGGACGTCGCCGTCGCGTACGACGACGCCCGGGCGGGGTCGCACGACGACGCACGGGCGGCGGAGGACGACGTCACCCGGGCGGGGCGCGCCGGTCTCCTGCTGCCCACGGACCTCACCGACCCGCAGCGCTGCGCGACGGTCGTCGCGGACACCGTCGAGCACCTGGGCGGGCTCGACGTGCTCGTCCACGCCGTGACGGGCGCCTCCGCCGCCCCGACGCTCGCCGACGTCCGGCCCGACACGTGGCACCGGACGTGGTCGCTGCTCGTCGGCTCCGTCGTCCACCTCGTGCACGCCGCCGCCCCCCACCTGACCGGTGGCGGCCGGGTCCTGCTCACCGCGGAGGCGCCCGGGGCGACGGTGAGCGCCGTGCCGCCGCTCGACCTCGCCGCCGCCGGGGGCGCGGTCCTCGCGCTCGGGCACTCCCTCGCCCGCTCGCTGGAGGCGTCGGGCACCGGCGTCGTGTGCGTCGTGCCGCTGGAGGGGACCGACCGGGCCGAGGTGGCCGCGACGTACGTCCGGCTCGCCGCCCGCAGCGGCACCGGTGCGGTGGACGCGGTCCTCGCGGGGCGTCCCGTCCCCCTCTGA
- a CDS encoding ANTAR domain-containing protein has protein sequence MAAGGRTEAAPDDGPEPHRLDLLAQQRQLDGLLATREHPGAWRRSLVQALPVPVVLTDVDGLVLELNGAAWTLVGRRRDELLERPFEELVAEGDAARLREVVRLAREVDAPQQLSLRLKDAEGRETPLDVVASADRAGDGTLTWVGGHGRTGPDHDDDLRTAEAFTEMCRLPLEVENDARRLLARAALLVERALPACDGVSVTLGAPEAPTAQATDSAFAQAVDGAQLQAGDGPCLRAFRTGRAQDTGNLREDARWPRFAELAAPVGAVSVLGLPLRSDRESLGVLNIYSRDVAAFGDRDRRVADLLVSAVVAVVRATQERAGLVELGDQLREALASRAVIEQAKGVLMGREGLTADQAFARLVALSRRSNVKLRDVARQVVDGTAPAA, from the coding sequence GTGGCAGCAGGAGGCCGGACGGAGGCCGCGCCGGACGACGGCCCCGAGCCGCACCGGCTCGACCTGCTCGCGCAGCAGCGGCAGCTCGACGGGCTCCTCGCGACCCGGGAGCACCCGGGCGCGTGGCGGCGCTCCCTCGTCCAGGCGCTGCCGGTTCCCGTCGTGCTCACCGACGTCGACGGGCTCGTGCTCGAGCTCAACGGCGCTGCCTGGACCCTCGTGGGTCGCAGGCGCGACGAGCTGCTCGAGCGCCCGTTCGAGGAGCTCGTCGCCGAGGGGGACGCGGCCCGCCTCCGCGAGGTCGTCCGGCTCGCGCGTGAGGTCGACGCCCCCCAGCAGCTGTCCCTGCGGCTGAAGGACGCGGAGGGCCGCGAGACGCCGCTCGACGTCGTCGCCAGCGCCGACCGCGCCGGTGACGGCACCCTGACGTGGGTCGGGGGCCACGGCCGCACCGGGCCGGACCACGACGACGACCTGCGGACGGCCGAGGCCTTCACGGAGATGTGCCGGCTGCCCCTGGAGGTGGAGAACGACGCGCGGCGTCTGCTCGCCCGCGCCGCGCTCCTCGTCGAGCGCGCGCTGCCGGCGTGCGACGGGGTGAGCGTGACGCTCGGCGCGCCGGAGGCACCCACCGCACAGGCCACGGACTCCGCGTTCGCCCAGGCCGTGGACGGCGCCCAGCTGCAGGCCGGGGACGGCCCCTGCCTGCGGGCCTTCCGCACCGGTCGGGCCCAGGACACCGGCAACCTGCGGGAGGACGCCCGCTGGCCGCGGTTCGCGGAGCTCGCCGCGCCCGTCGGTGCCGTCTCGGTGCTCGGTCTGCCGCTGCGCTCGGACCGGGAGTCGCTCGGCGTCCTCAACATCTACTCCCGCGACGTCGCCGCCTTCGGTGACCGGGACCGGCGGGTCGCGGACCTGCTCGTGAGCGCCGTGGTCGCCGTCGTCCGGGCGACGCAGGAGCGGGCGGGCCTCGTCGAGCTCGGCGACCAGCTCCGCGAGGCCCTCGCCTCGCGGGCGGTCATCGAGCAGGCGAAGGGCGTCCTCATGGGTCGGGAGGGCCTGACGGCCGACCAGGCCTTCGCGCGGCTCGTCGCGCTGAGCCGTCGCAGCAACGTCAAGCTGCGGGACGTGGCACGGCAGGTCGTCGACGGCACGGCGCCCGCCGCCTGA
- a CDS encoding DUF6328 family protein, whose amino-acid sequence MGASDTEAEEARPDKRIEAQRRTHRREGRQLRVGESRDETEAERLDRNYNELLQELRVTQTGTQILFAFLLTIAFTRVFADSDRFTHVVYSMTLVACAVATAFLIAPVALHRTLFRRGLKEDIVVWSNRFAIVGVYVLLGAVLGALVLALDVVLTRGTAITISAAVATLTVGLWVVLPVTVRVRER is encoded by the coding sequence GTGGGCGCGAGCGACACGGAGGCGGAGGAGGCGCGGCCGGACAAGCGCATCGAGGCGCAGCGCCGGACGCACCGGCGTGAGGGTCGGCAGCTGCGCGTCGGCGAGAGCCGCGACGAGACCGAGGCGGAACGGCTCGACCGCAACTACAACGAGCTGCTCCAGGAGCTGCGCGTCACGCAGACCGGCACCCAGATCCTCTTCGCCTTCCTCCTCACCATCGCGTTCACGCGCGTGTTCGCGGACTCCGACCGCTTCACGCACGTCGTGTACTCGATGACGCTCGTCGCGTGCGCCGTCGCGACCGCGTTCCTCATCGCGCCCGTCGCCCTCCACCGCACGCTCTTCCGGCGCGGGCTCAAGGAGGACATCGTCGTGTGGTCGAACCGCTTCGCGATCGTCGGCGTGTACGTCCTGCTCGGCGCGGTCCTCGGCGCGCTCGTGCTCGCCCTCGACGTCGTCCTCACCCGCGGCACGGCGATCACGATCTCGGCGGCCGTCGCGACCCTCACGGTCGGGTTGTGGGTCGTCCTGCCGGTGACCGTCCGCGTCCGCGAGCGCTGA
- a CDS encoding amidohydrolase, whose amino-acid sequence MSAVAVTVFAGGTVRPGAGLAPSTALAVRGDRVVALDDAALALRTAPGAEVVDLAGDALLPAFGDGHVHALFAGLERLGPRVSGLRSVEAVVAEVARWAAAHADADWVVGGRYDPVLAPGGDLDARLLDAAVPDRPVVLDATDHHTMWVNSEALRRCGIDAATPEPAGGRIVRRADGSPLGTLREWDACDLVRAHLPARTDAERVAAVAEATATLAASGVTWLQEAWVELDTVPAWLEAARQDRLAARVDLAIRLDPDRWREQLPLVRDAAADVARLAHPRLTARTVKVFVDGVLEGGTATLLEPYLPLPGDRAACACPHPGRGPAVRPAEGWGLPVWSGPELRAALAAYAAAGFRPHLHVIGDAAVRLGLDALESLRPRGPLPARRAVLAHVQLVDPADLPRLAALGVVANCEPLWAAWDPVQRDLTAPRLGPVRTARQYPLASLVRSGAHVSFGSDWPVTSHVPLEGIQVAVTRRPVDEPARAPFVPAERLDVATALDAYSRGSAYQAFADDRGVLRPGAEADLVRLSADPHAVDARDLHAVEVRGTWCAGARTA is encoded by the coding sequence GTGAGCGCCGTCGCCGTGACCGTCTTCGCCGGTGGCACGGTCCGGCCCGGCGCGGGGCTCGCGCCCTCGACTGCTCTCGCCGTGCGCGGCGACCGGGTCGTCGCGCTCGACGACGCCGCCCTCGCCCTGCGCACGGCCCCGGGCGCCGAGGTCGTCGACCTCGCCGGCGACGCCCTGCTGCCCGCGTTCGGCGACGGTCACGTCCACGCCCTCTTCGCCGGCCTCGAGCGGCTGGGTCCGCGGGTGTCGGGGCTGCGCAGCGTCGAGGCCGTCGTCGCCGAGGTCGCCCGGTGGGCGGCGGCACACGCGGACGCGGACTGGGTGGTGGGCGGCCGCTACGACCCGGTGCTCGCGCCGGGCGGGGACCTCGACGCCCGGCTCCTCGACGCGGCCGTGCCGGACCGGCCGGTCGTGCTCGACGCCACGGACCACCACACGATGTGGGTCAACAGCGAGGCGCTGCGCCGGTGCGGCATCGACGCCGCCACGCCCGAGCCGGCGGGGGGCCGGATCGTGCGCCGCGCCGACGGCAGCCCGCTCGGGACGCTGCGGGAGTGGGACGCCTGCGACCTCGTCCGCGCCCACCTGCCGGCCCGGACGGACGCCGAGCGGGTCGCCGCCGTGGCGGAGGCGACCGCGACGCTGGCGGCGAGTGGCGTCACGTGGCTGCAGGAGGCGTGGGTCGAGCTCGACACCGTGCCCGCGTGGCTCGAGGCCGCCCGGCAGGACCGGCTCGCCGCCCGCGTCGACCTCGCGATCCGCCTCGACCCCGACCGCTGGCGCGAGCAGCTGCCGCTCGTGCGGGACGCCGCGGCCGACGTCGCCCGCCTCGCCCACCCCCGCCTCACCGCCCGCACGGTCAAGGTGTTCGTCGACGGGGTGCTCGAGGGCGGCACCGCGACGCTGCTCGAGCCCTACCTGCCGCTGCCCGGGGACCGCGCCGCGTGCGCGTGCCCCCACCCGGGGCGCGGCCCCGCCGTCCGGCCCGCCGAGGGGTGGGGCCTGCCGGTGTGGTCGGGCCCGGAGCTGCGGGCGGCCCTCGCCGCGTACGCCGCGGCGGGCTTCCGGCCGCACCTCCACGTCATCGGGGACGCCGCGGTCCGGCTCGGTCTGGACGCCCTGGAGTCGCTGCGCCCGCGGGGCCCGCTGCCCGCGCGGCGCGCGGTGCTGGCCCACGTCCAGCTCGTCGACCCCGCCGACCTGCCCCGTCTCGCCGCGCTCGGCGTCGTCGCGAACTGCGAGCCGCTCTGGGCGGCCTGGGACCCCGTCCAGCGCGACCTCACCGCGCCGCGTCTCGGGCCGGTCCGCACCGCCCGGCAGTACCCGCTCGCCTCCCTCGTGCGCAGCGGCGCCCACGTGTCGTTCGGGTCGGACTGGCCCGTGACGAGCCACGTCCCGCTCGAGGGGATCCAGGTCGCCGTGACCCGGCGGCCCGTCGACGAACCGGCCCGTGCACCGTTCGTGCCGGCCGAGCGCCTCGACGTGGCGACGGCGCTCGACGCGTACAGCCGGGGCAGCGCCTACCAGGCGTTCGCCGACGACCGGGGCGTGCTGCGCCCCGGCGCCGAGGCCGACCTCGTCCGGCTGTCGGCCGACCCCCACGCCGTCGACGCCCGCGACCTGCACGCCGTCGAGGTGCGCGGCACGTGGTGCGCGGGTGCGCGAACGGCGTGA
- a CDS encoding FAD-dependent oxidoreductase: protein MTAADRPVRTTRATGRVWGEVRLTDSLEGHDPDAPVPGSAPVVVVGAGITGLTTAVLLRRSGVDVVLLEAREPGAGTTGGTSGKVSLLQGSHLQEVRGRHGDEGAARYVEESSRALDWVRAEVAAARGTGEIRDNHVYATGDSGRRTLEKEAEALAATGVASTWHDVADELPFDVTGLVRVADQLQIHPVRYLEHLLREACGGADEGCVRLVSGARVTDVHVGNPVRLEGTWRGAPFRIAAERVVVATLLPFLDRSVLFARSEPHRSWCLSARLAGPAPRGMYLSVDSPTRSLRTATAPEEVLVGGQGHVTGRGGATSDRLAELDRWARQHFDVVDVTGAWAAQDYTTADRLPWVGPLVPGSERVLGAGGFAKWGMTGGTAAALQLAEGVLAARSGGSATWPWTPWRPTALSQAVGAAPMNAGVGLHLAAGWARAARTADHGAAPVEGGGEVRRQKGRVPCGISTVDGTTHERSAVCTHLGGVVSWNDAERSWDCPLHGSRFAPDGQVLDGPAVRDLPPCPTAQERSEEGSREGSQEG from the coding sequence ATGACAGCGGCCGACCGTCCCGTCCGCACGACCCGCGCCACCGGACGCGTGTGGGGGGAGGTGCGCCTGACCGACTCCCTCGAGGGGCACGACCCCGACGCCCCCGTGCCGGGGTCCGCGCCGGTCGTCGTCGTCGGCGCGGGCATCACCGGGCTCACGACGGCGGTGCTCCTGCGCCGGTCCGGCGTCGACGTCGTGCTCCTCGAGGCACGGGAGCCCGGTGCGGGCACGACCGGCGGCACGAGCGGCAAGGTGTCGCTGCTCCAGGGCAGCCACCTGCAGGAGGTGCGCGGCCGGCACGGCGACGAGGGCGCCGCCCGGTACGTGGAGGAGAGCAGCCGCGCCCTCGACTGGGTGCGGGCCGAGGTGGCCGCCGCCCGGGGCACCGGGGAGATCCGCGACAACCACGTGTACGCCACCGGCGACTCGGGGCGACGGACCCTGGAGAAGGAGGCCGAGGCACTCGCCGCCACGGGAGTGGCCTCCACGTGGCACGACGTCGCCGACGAGCTGCCGTTCGACGTCACGGGGCTGGTGCGCGTCGCCGACCAGCTGCAGATCCACCCCGTCCGCTACCTCGAGCACCTGCTGCGGGAGGCGTGCGGCGGGGCGGACGAGGGCTGCGTCCGGCTCGTGAGCGGCGCGCGGGTGACCGACGTGCACGTCGGCAACCCCGTGCGGCTGGAGGGGACGTGGCGCGGGGCGCCGTTCCGGATCGCCGCCGAGCGGGTCGTCGTGGCGACGCTCCTGCCGTTCCTCGACCGCAGCGTCCTGTTCGCGCGATCGGAGCCGCACCGCTCGTGGTGTCTGAGCGCGCGACTCGCCGGCCCCGCCCCGCGCGGCATGTACCTGTCGGTCGACTCCCCCACCCGCTCGCTGCGCACCGCGACCGCGCCCGAGGAGGTGCTCGTCGGGGGGCAGGGCCACGTCACGGGTCGCGGCGGCGCGACCTCGGACCGCCTCGCCGAGCTCGACCGCTGGGCCCGGCAGCACTTCGACGTCGTCGACGTCACCGGCGCGTGGGCGGCACAGGACTACACGACGGCGGACCGGCTGCCGTGGGTCGGGCCCCTCGTCCCCGGCAGCGAGCGGGTGCTCGGGGCCGGTGGGTTCGCCAAGTGGGGCATGACGGGTGGCACCGCCGCGGCGCTGCAGCTCGCCGAGGGCGTCCTCGCCGCACGCTCGGGTGGATCCGCGACGTGGCCGTGGACGCCGTGGCGCCCGACCGCGCTGAGCCAGGCCGTCGGTGCCGCGCCGATGAACGCGGGTGTCGGTCTCCACCTCGCCGCCGGCTGGGCGCGGGCGGCGCGCACCGCCGACCACGGCGCCGCGCCCGTCGAGGGCGGCGGCGAGGTGCGCCGCCAGAAGGGTCGCGTGCCGTGCGGCATCAGCACCGTCGACGGCACGACGCACGAGCGCTCGGCGGTCTGCACCCACCTCGGTGGGGTCGTGTCGTGGAACGACGCGGAGCGCTCGTGGGACTGCCCCCTCCACGGCTCGCGGTTCGCTCCCGACGGGCAGGTCCTCGACGGCCCCGCCGTCCGCGACCTCCCGCCGTGCCCGACCGCCCAGGAGCGCAGCGAGGAAGGCAGCCGGGAAGGCAGCCAGGAGGGCTAG
- a CDS encoding universal stress protein, with protein MSTLVDPLPVPGGHLPLDVRPRRVVVGYDGSPESRAALREAVARAGWAEAPLVVVTAAEPVAFAYELYPEIEALARGHAADAMASAVEHLPLGDVSQHVAAGTPSSVLLQLARPDDLLVVGTRGQGRVERWLLGSTSTGVATHAPCPVLVVPRDARHDGAVVAGVDGSAASWSVLAHARAEAARQGTSLQVVSAVPPLPTRVEPDGLAVAAERQRVADVRRLLARLVEQAGVESLASVDVQVEADPAAEVLRRKAGAARLLVVGSKGHGGLHALLLGSVSRAVLHQTPCAVLVVRSPAWSETPAGTPAA; from the coding sequence ATGAGCACGCTCGTCGACCCGCTCCCCGTCCCGGGCGGGCACCTGCCCCTCGACGTGCGACCGCGTCGTGTCGTCGTCGGCTACGACGGCTCGCCCGAGTCCCGCGCGGCGCTGCGCGAGGCCGTCGCCCGCGCCGGCTGGGCGGAGGCTCCGCTCGTCGTGGTGACGGCCGCCGAGCCCGTCGCGTTCGCGTACGAGCTCTACCCGGAGATCGAGGCCCTGGCCCGCGGCCACGCCGCCGACGCGATGGCGAGCGCGGTCGAGCACCTGCCGCTGGGGGACGTGTCCCAGCACGTCGCCGCCGGCACGCCGAGCTCGGTCCTCCTGCAGCTCGCACGCCCGGACGACCTGCTCGTCGTCGGGACGCGCGGGCAGGGCCGGGTGGAGCGGTGGCTCCTCGGCTCGACGAGCACGGGTGTCGCGACCCACGCGCCGTGCCCGGTGCTCGTGGTGCCCCGCGACGCCCGCCACGACGGTGCGGTCGTGGCGGGCGTCGACGGCTCCGCGGCGTCGTGGAGCGTGCTCGCGCACGCCCGCGCCGAGGCCGCCCGCCAGGGCACCTCGCTGCAGGTCGTCTCCGCCGTGCCGCCGCTGCCCACCCGCGTGGAGCCGGACGGCCTCGCCGTCGCGGCCGAGCGGCAGCGGGTCGCGGACGTCCGGCGCCTGCTCGCCCGGCTCGTCGAGCAGGCCGGCGTCGAGTCGCTGGCGTCGGTCGACGTGCAGGTGGAGGCGGACCCCGCCGCCGAGGTGCTGCGCCGCAAGGCCGGCGCCGCCCGGCTGCTCGTCGTCGGCTCGAAGGGCCACGGTGGTCTCCACGCGCTGCTGCTGGGGTCGGTGAGCCGGGCGGTGCTGCACCAGACGCCGTGCGCCGTGCTCGTCGTCCGCTCGCCCGCATGGTCGGAGACACCTGCGGGTACCCCCGCCGCATGA
- a CDS encoding Acg family FMN-binding oxidoreductase has product MISTTSPRGTTDVDAADAVVEAMAEAARWAPSVHNTQPWVLRRLPDGLRVAVDDARALPVLDPDARLRTISCGAAAANAAIAAAGLGVRTSTRLLPDGPRAAAVADVLVTGPREATEWDRALARAVAVRRTHRRLHARGDLGPELLDALRAVAADVGARLVVLDDLGRHRLARLLVRAAHEQERNPRLLAETRSWLRPPRGHHEPHPTDGILLASLGTTPYPTDSIVREVGHVSRLTGSPVRDEVEASTTVVLMTPGDGRRDHAVAGLALERVWLEATAAGVVATFADQATQQRVTRDDVSALAGLPGHAQLVLRLGRPLVDVRIPPRRPLADVLDPAPHATTEGSPRS; this is encoded by the coding sequence GTGATCAGCACGACCAGCCCGAGGGGGACGACCGACGTCGACGCCGCGGACGCCGTCGTCGAGGCGATGGCCGAGGCGGCGCGGTGGGCGCCGTCGGTCCACAACACCCAGCCGTGGGTCCTGCGACGCCTGCCCGACGGCCTGCGCGTCGCGGTCGACGACGCGCGCGCGCTGCCGGTGCTCGACCCGGACGCCCGGCTCCGCACCATCTCGTGCGGGGCCGCGGCCGCGAACGCCGCGATCGCGGCCGCCGGCCTCGGCGTCCGCACGAGCACCCGGCTGCTGCCCGACGGACCCCGCGCGGCGGCCGTCGCCGACGTCCTCGTCACGGGACCGCGGGAGGCGACGGAGTGGGACCGGGCGCTCGCCCGGGCCGTGGCCGTGCGGCGCACCCACCGGCGGCTGCACGCCCGCGGCGACCTCGGCCCCGAGCTCCTCGACGCGCTGCGGGCGGTGGCCGCCGACGTCGGCGCCCGCCTCGTGGTGCTCGACGACCTCGGCCGCCACCGGCTCGCCCGGCTCCTCGTCCGGGCCGCGCACGAGCAGGAGCGCAACCCCCGCCTGCTCGCCGAGACGCGGTCGTGGCTGCGCCCGCCGCGCGGCCACCACGAGCCGCACCCCACGGACGGGATCCTCCTCGCGTCCCTCGGCACCACGCCGTACCCGACCGACTCCATCGTCCGTGAGGTCGGGCACGTGTCCCGCCTCACCGGCTCCCCGGTCCGGGACGAGGTCGAGGCGAGCACGACGGTGGTGCTCATGACACCGGGCGACGGCCGCCGGGACCACGCCGTCGCCGGCCTGGCGCTCGAGCGGGTGTGGCTCGAGGCGACGGCGGCCGGTGTCGTCGCGACCTTCGCGGACCAGGCCACGCAGCAGCGGGTCACCCGCGACGACGTGAGCGCCCTCGCGGGCCTGCCGGGTCACGCGCAGCTCGTGCTGCGGCTCGGCCGCCCGCTCGTCGACGTGCGCATCCCGCCACGGCGCCCCCTGGCGGACGTCCTCGACCCCGCCCCGCACGCCACGACCGAGGGGAGCCCCCGCTCATGA
- a CDS encoding YfcE family phosphodiesterase — translation MRLLLLADTHVPARARRLPDEVWDAVASADVVVHAGDWVDVGLLDEMAERARRLVAVHGNNDGPALRARLPEAARADLAGLRVAVVHETGAAAGRETRCDARFGAGSPDPADVLVFGHSHIPWDTVTPSGLRLLNPGSPTDRRRQPRCTYVTATVRDGVLDDVRLVALPLRGT, via the coding sequence GTGCGCCTCCTGCTCCTCGCCGACACGCACGTCCCTGCGCGGGCACGACGGCTGCCGGACGAGGTGTGGGACGCCGTCGCCTCCGCCGACGTCGTCGTCCACGCCGGTGACTGGGTGGACGTCGGCCTGCTCGACGAGATGGCGGAGCGGGCCCGCCGGCTCGTCGCCGTCCACGGCAACAACGACGGACCCGCGCTGCGGGCGCGGCTGCCCGAGGCCGCACGCGCCGACCTGGCGGGGCTCCGGGTCGCCGTCGTCCACGAGACCGGGGCCGCGGCGGGCCGCGAGACCCGCTGCGACGCCCGGTTCGGTGCCGGCTCGCCGGACCCTGCGGACGTCCTCGTCTTCGGCCACAGCCACATCCCGTGGGACACCGTGACGCCGTCCGGTCTGCGCCTGCTCAACCCGGGCTCCCCCACGGACCGGCGCCGGCAGCCGCGGTGCACGTACGTGACCGCGACCGTCCGCGACGGTGTCCTCGACGACGTACGGCTCGTCGCGCTCCCCCTGCGCGGGACCTAG